Proteins from a single region of Palaemon carinicauda isolate YSFRI2023 chromosome 1, ASM3689809v2, whole genome shotgun sequence:
- the LOC137652631 gene encoding zinc finger protein 585A-like isoform X1 — MSYTCLRVFRTLLNMASGKGKKPFICPDCGQGFSWKGYFNLHMRTHSGYKPFTCLECGKGFLQKGHLDDHMRTHTGVKPFTCKVCNKGFGYKLNLNEHMRLHTGEKPFTCNECGQAFSKKGQFNLHMRTHTGEKPYNCVECGKDFIQKVHYEYHLKIHTGVKPFKCTECGKSFIWKGNLNVHMRIHSKDTPFSCKECGRGFKRKSHLDGHMISHSKCKPFSCIVCHKTFTRKQILEKHMRIHMGGSLFKCTLCQKEFDKKADLDEHMVFHTGDKAFVCKECGKGFNWIGNLNAHMKTHTGEKPFTCTKCGDGFTLKGELSDHMAIHLAQKPFKCKECNKGFNCKVNLIAHMTTHTRKETAIASEPREEFVPEVIIDEHNSSISQELEENVEVYIGLQDHIATKVKKKRYNCDECGKGFSWKGYFDMHKRTHSEGKPFLCSICGKGFVQKGHCDEHIRTHTGDKPFSCGVCGKSFTSKSNLTVHMRAHSGDKPFSCSFCGKEFSKKGLLNLHMRNHTGKPFICIECDKGFIQKSHLSEHMRIHRGDKPFICEQCGKSFSWKGNLNVHMRTHTGEKPYSCRDCGSRFTRKSHLDEHLRIHTGDKPFVCSLCAKSFTRKQDLRKHMKIYGENKLFTSDVCGRKYSIKHCSTMPSGCQVLRCEDCGEEFKKNDDLREHMLSHTDCKIITITEIKE, encoded by the coding sequence TACATGCTTGGAATGTGGGAAAGGGTTCCTTCAAAAGGGCCACTTGGATGACCACATGAGAACTCATACAGGAGTGAAACCGTTTACTTGTAAAGTGTGCAATAAAGGGTTTGGATATAAATTGAACCTGAATGAGCATATGAGGCTTCACACAGGTGAAAAGCCATTTACCTGTAATGAATGTGGGCAGGCATTCAGTAAAAAGGGACAGTTTAATTTACACATGAGAACTCATACTGGGGAAAAGCCATATAACTGTGTAGAGTGTGGTAAGGACTTTATTCAGAAAGTACATTATGAATATCACCTGAAAATTCACACTGGGGTCAAGCCATTCAAATGTACTGAATGTGGAAAATCATTTATTTGGAAAGGAAATCTTAATGTGCATATGAGAATACATTCCAAAGACACTCCCTTCTCCTGTAAAGAATGTGGAAGAGGATTTAAAAGAAAAAGCCATCTTGATGGGCACATGATATCCCACTCAAAATGCAAACCATTCAGTTGCATAGTTTGTCACAAAACATTTACCCGCAAACAGATATTAGAAAAGCATATGAGAATTCATATGGGAGGAAGTCTATTCAAGTGTACACTGTGTCAAAAGGAATTTGACAAAAAGGCAGATCTGGATGAACATATGGTGTTTCATACTGGTGATAAGGCATTTGTTTGTAAGGAATGTGGAAAAGGATTTAATTGGATTGGCAACcttaatgcacatatgaaaactcATACTGGAGAAAAGCCGTTTACATGTACAAAATGTGGTGATGGCTTCACACTGAAAGGAGAACTAAGTGACCACATGGCAATTCATTTAGCTCAGAAACCATTCAAATGCAAAGAATGTAATAAAGGTTTTAATTGTAAGGTGAATCTAATTGCTCACATGACTACACATACCAGAAAGGAAACGGCCATTGCTTCTGAACCAAGAGAAGAGTTTGTGCCTGAAGTGATTATTGATGAACACAACTCTTCCATATCTCAGGAACTTGAGGAAAATGTAGAAGTGTACATAGGTCTACAGGATCATATTGCAACTAAGGTAAAAAAGAAACGGTATAATTGTGATGAATGTGGGAAAGGATTTAGCTGGAAAggttattttgatatgcataagaGAACTCATTCAGAGGGAAAGCCTTTCTTATGCTCAATATGTGGTAAGGGATTTGTTCAAAAAGGCCACTGTGATGAGCATATAAGAACACATACTGGAGATAAACCTTTTTCTTGTGGAGTATGTGGGAAAAGCTTCACAAGTAAGAGTAATTTAACAGTGCACATGAGAGCTCATTCAGGGGATAAACCTTTTAGTTGTTCTTTTTGTGGGAAAGAATTCAGTAAGAAAGGGCTCCTTAATTTACATATGAGAAATCATACAGGTAAGCCTTTTATCTGTATTGAATGTGATAAAGGATTTATCCAGAAAAGCCATCTTTCTGAACACATGAGGATTCACAGAGGAGATAAGCCTTTTATATGTGAACAGTGTGGCAAGAGCTTCAGTTGGAAAGGAAATCTTAATGTACATATGAGGACACATACAGGAGAGAAACCCTACTCCTGCAGAGACTGTGGATCGAGATTCACTCGTAAAAGTCACCTTGATGAACATTTAAGAATCCACACTGGAGATAAACCTTTTGTATGCAGTTTATGTGCAAAATCCTTTACTAGAAAGCAGGATCTTCGAAAGCATATGAAAATCTATGGGGAAAACAAGTTGTTTACCTCTGATGTTTGTGGTAGGAAATATAGCATCAAGCATTGTTCAACAATGCCTTCAGGATGCCAAGTACTTAGATGTGAAGACTGTGGGGAAGAATTCAAGAAAAATGATGACCTTAGGGAACATATGTTAAGTCATACAGACTGCAAGATAATCACCATTACAGAAATTAAGGAGTAG
- the LOC137652631 gene encoding zinc finger protein 585A-like isoform X2 → MASGKGKKPFICPDCGQGFSWKGYFNLHMRTHSGYKPFTCLECGKGFLQKGHLDDHMRTHTGVKPFTCKVCNKGFGYKLNLNEHMRLHTGEKPFTCNECGQAFSKKGQFNLHMRTHTGEKPYNCVECGKDFIQKVHYEYHLKIHTGVKPFKCTECGKSFIWKGNLNVHMRIHSKDTPFSCKECGRGFKRKSHLDGHMISHSKCKPFSCIVCHKTFTRKQILEKHMRIHMGGSLFKCTLCQKEFDKKADLDEHMVFHTGDKAFVCKECGKGFNWIGNLNAHMKTHTGEKPFTCTKCGDGFTLKGELSDHMAIHLAQKPFKCKECNKGFNCKVNLIAHMTTHTRKETAIASEPREEFVPEVIIDEHNSSISQELEENVEVYIGLQDHIATKVKKKRYNCDECGKGFSWKGYFDMHKRTHSEGKPFLCSICGKGFVQKGHCDEHIRTHTGDKPFSCGVCGKSFTSKSNLTVHMRAHSGDKPFSCSFCGKEFSKKGLLNLHMRNHTGKPFICIECDKGFIQKSHLSEHMRIHRGDKPFICEQCGKSFSWKGNLNVHMRTHTGEKPYSCRDCGSRFTRKSHLDEHLRIHTGDKPFVCSLCAKSFTRKQDLRKHMKIYGENKLFTSDVCGRKYSIKHCSTMPSGCQVLRCEDCGEEFKKNDDLREHMLSHTDCKIITITEIKE, encoded by the coding sequence TACATGCTTGGAATGTGGGAAAGGGTTCCTTCAAAAGGGCCACTTGGATGACCACATGAGAACTCATACAGGAGTGAAACCGTTTACTTGTAAAGTGTGCAATAAAGGGTTTGGATATAAATTGAACCTGAATGAGCATATGAGGCTTCACACAGGTGAAAAGCCATTTACCTGTAATGAATGTGGGCAGGCATTCAGTAAAAAGGGACAGTTTAATTTACACATGAGAACTCATACTGGGGAAAAGCCATATAACTGTGTAGAGTGTGGTAAGGACTTTATTCAGAAAGTACATTATGAATATCACCTGAAAATTCACACTGGGGTCAAGCCATTCAAATGTACTGAATGTGGAAAATCATTTATTTGGAAAGGAAATCTTAATGTGCATATGAGAATACATTCCAAAGACACTCCCTTCTCCTGTAAAGAATGTGGAAGAGGATTTAAAAGAAAAAGCCATCTTGATGGGCACATGATATCCCACTCAAAATGCAAACCATTCAGTTGCATAGTTTGTCACAAAACATTTACCCGCAAACAGATATTAGAAAAGCATATGAGAATTCATATGGGAGGAAGTCTATTCAAGTGTACACTGTGTCAAAAGGAATTTGACAAAAAGGCAGATCTGGATGAACATATGGTGTTTCATACTGGTGATAAGGCATTTGTTTGTAAGGAATGTGGAAAAGGATTTAATTGGATTGGCAACcttaatgcacatatgaaaactcATACTGGAGAAAAGCCGTTTACATGTACAAAATGTGGTGATGGCTTCACACTGAAAGGAGAACTAAGTGACCACATGGCAATTCATTTAGCTCAGAAACCATTCAAATGCAAAGAATGTAATAAAGGTTTTAATTGTAAGGTGAATCTAATTGCTCACATGACTACACATACCAGAAAGGAAACGGCCATTGCTTCTGAACCAAGAGAAGAGTTTGTGCCTGAAGTGATTATTGATGAACACAACTCTTCCATATCTCAGGAACTTGAGGAAAATGTAGAAGTGTACATAGGTCTACAGGATCATATTGCAACTAAGGTAAAAAAGAAACGGTATAATTGTGATGAATGTGGGAAAGGATTTAGCTGGAAAggttattttgatatgcataagaGAACTCATTCAGAGGGAAAGCCTTTCTTATGCTCAATATGTGGTAAGGGATTTGTTCAAAAAGGCCACTGTGATGAGCATATAAGAACACATACTGGAGATAAACCTTTTTCTTGTGGAGTATGTGGGAAAAGCTTCACAAGTAAGAGTAATTTAACAGTGCACATGAGAGCTCATTCAGGGGATAAACCTTTTAGTTGTTCTTTTTGTGGGAAAGAATTCAGTAAGAAAGGGCTCCTTAATTTACATATGAGAAATCATACAGGTAAGCCTTTTATCTGTATTGAATGTGATAAAGGATTTATCCAGAAAAGCCATCTTTCTGAACACATGAGGATTCACAGAGGAGATAAGCCTTTTATATGTGAACAGTGTGGCAAGAGCTTCAGTTGGAAAGGAAATCTTAATGTACATATGAGGACACATACAGGAGAGAAACCCTACTCCTGCAGAGACTGTGGATCGAGATTCACTCGTAAAAGTCACCTTGATGAACATTTAAGAATCCACACTGGAGATAAACCTTTTGTATGCAGTTTATGTGCAAAATCCTTTACTAGAAAGCAGGATCTTCGAAAGCATATGAAAATCTATGGGGAAAACAAGTTGTTTACCTCTGATGTTTGTGGTAGGAAATATAGCATCAAGCATTGTTCAACAATGCCTTCAGGATGCCAAGTACTTAGATGTGAAGACTGTGGGGAAGAATTCAAGAAAAATGATGACCTTAGGGAACATATGTTAAGTCATACAGACTGCAAGATAATCACCATTACAGAAATTAAGGAGTAG